The Frankiales bacterium nucleotide sequence CTGCCCTCGTGGCTGACGTCGTCGCGCGAGGAGGAGGACACCGAGGAGGACTACCTCGGCTGACCCGGGCAGGGCGGCGGCGCGAGGTCCGATACCCGCCGGTCGTCGTCGGTGCCGGGTCGTAGGCTCCGGCGCATGAGCACCTCGGTCGGTCCCGGTGAGGGCGCGCCGTCGTCCGCGTCGGGCGCTGCCGCCATGTCGCCGCGGGCGTGGGCGCTGTTCGCCGCCATGGGCGTGATCTGGGGCATCCCCTACCTGTTCATCAAGATCGCCGTCGTCGAGCTCTCGCCGGTCACGATCGCGGGCCTGCGCACGCTGCTGGGCGCCCTCGTGCTGCTGCCGCTGGCCGCGCGGGCCGGCGCCCTGCGTCCGGCGCTGCGCGCCTGGCCCTACGTCGTCGCGTTCGGCCTCATGGAGATGGCCGTGCCCTGGGTGCTGCTCGGCCACGCCGAGCAGCGCGTGCCGAGCGGCTTCGCCGGGCTGATGCTCGCCGCCGTCCCCATCGTGGGCACCGTCGTCGCGTGGCTGCTCGGCGAGCGGCACGCGCTCACGCCGGTCCGCCTCGCGGGCCTGGCGGTCGGCGTGCTCGGCGTCGCGGGTCTGGTGGGCCTCGACCTCGCGGGCGGCACCATCGACCTGCTGAGCGTGGTGGAGCTGCTCGCCGTCGCCACGCTCTACGCCGTGGCCCCCGCGATGGCCGCGCGCCGGCTGGCGCACGTGCCGTCGGTGGGCGTCATCGCGGGCTCGCTCGGCGTCGTGGCCGTGCTGTACCTGCCCTGGACCTTCCTCGGCCTGGCGCCCGGGCTGCCCTCGACCGAGGTGGTCGTCTCGGTGCTCGTGCTGGCGTTCGTGTGCACCGCGCTGGCGTTCGTGCTCTTCTTCGCGCTCATCGCCGAGGCCGGCCCGGTGCGCGCCACCGTCATCACCTTCGTCAACCCCGCGG carries:
- a CDS encoding EamA family transporter, with translation MSPRAWALFAAMGVIWGIPYLFIKIAVVELSPVTIAGLRTLLGALVLLPLAARAGALRPALRAWPYVVAFGLMEMAVPWVLLGHAEQRVPSGFAGLMLAAVPIVGTVVAWLLGERHALTPVRLAGLAVGVLGVAGLVGLDLAGGTIDLLSVVELLAVATLYAVAPAMAARRLAHVPSVGVIAGSLGVVAVLYLPWTFLGLAPGLPSTEVVVSVLVLAFVCTALAFVLFFALIAEAGPVRATVITFVNPAVAVVLGIVVLSEPLTVGTLIGFPLVLLGSFWATRAPSSRVAAAEPAAA